The bacterium sequence CGCCCTCAGCTTCATGACCGAATCAGCCGCCAGGTGAGGGAAGATCGCGACATCGCGGAGCAACTTCTCCACCGGTGCGTCCCGCATGACGCCTGATCCGCCAAATATCTCCACCGCATTTTGGGCAACAGAGATAGCCGCCTCGGTGGCAAACACCTTCATCAACTGTTTCGAAGAAGATTCAAACTCCTCGCCCGCGTTTTCCGCGTTTTCCACTACGTTGAACAAATAGCTCCGGGCTGCCTCCAGACGCATGTGCATATCTGCCAGCTTGAGGGCAATGGCCTGGTGCTCGATGATCGGCTTCCCGCCCTGGATGCGGTTGCGGGCGTGGTCAAGGGCGTATTCGAAAGCTGACTGTGCGATCCCCAGAACATTGGCGGCCAGCTCGACATCGTTGAAGCTGACGTACCTTTCTGAACCTGAGCCCTTCCCCTTGTTCACCTCTCCGAGAACATTCGCATGGGGAACCTGGCAATCCTGGAAGATGAGCTCGGCGTTCTGATAGAAGCGCCAACCGATCTTGTCGTGCGTCCGGCCAATGCTGAACCCAGGGGTGTCTTTCGGGACGAAAAACATCGTCGTCCCCTCGGTGATGGGGACATCCGGATTCGTCCGCGTACGGATAATATAAAGACTGGCCACACCACCATTGGCGATGAAATGCTTCATGCCGTTGAGCACCCAGCTGTCACCCTTGCGGACCGCGGAAGTCTTCCACCCCGCCTTCGGATAACCCGGAGGGGGTATGCGGTTGTCGGAGCCCGCATCGGGCTCCGAGCCTCCCATGGCGAGAAGATAGGTATCGTCATTCATGAACAGAGGGAGGAAGCGCTTGCGCTGTTCATCGTTGGCGAGCTTGGCGATCATGGGGGTCCACTTCCAGCACTGACTGAAGGTCTTGGCCACGCCCCCATCCGCGCGCGCCAACTCGAGAATCACGAGCACTTGCCCCATAAGGTCGACTCCGGGCCCGCCGAATTCCTCGGGTACGGCCAGAGTACGCAAGCCCAGGGCGGAGCCCTTTTTCACCAGCTCCCAGCTGAAGGTTTCCTTCGGGTTGGTGATCTTGTCCCTTTCCGCTGCGATGGGACGGATCTCCTTCTCAGCGAACTCCCGCGCCATCTGCTGCAAAGCCCTGTTTTCATCGCTAATGCGCATATTTATGCCCTTTCCTTCCATTCGGCACGACAAAGTTGATGATAGCTGCAAACCAGTTGGACTGTAAGTATCCGGAATTATGCGGCAACGCTCTCCTTTTAGCAAAATAAGGCCTAATTTTCTTCCTCTGCGGTGTCTCCCGCCAAGAAGTCCATAAAGACCGTAAAAAGATACCCTCTTAGGCACCCCTTCCATCCAAATCCACCGTGAATAAAGGGGTTTCTCCATTTTGGGG is a genomic window containing:
- a CDS encoding acyl-CoA dehydrogenase family protein, with protein sequence MRISDENRALQQMAREFAEKEIRPIAAERDKITNPKETFSWELVKKGSALGLRTLAVPEEFGGPGVDLMGQVLVILELARADGGVAKTFSQCWKWTPMIAKLANDEQRKRFLPLFMNDDTYLLAMGGSEPDAGSDNRIPPPGYPKAGWKTSAVRKGDSWVLNGMKHFIANGGVASLYIIRTRTNPDVPITEGTTMFFVPKDTPGFSIGRTHDKIGWRFYQNAELIFQDCQVPHANVLGEVNKGKGSGSERYVSFNDVELAANVLGIAQSAFEYALDHARNRIQGGKPIIEHQAIALKLADMHMRLEAARSYLFNVVENAENAGEEFESSSKQLMKVFATEAAISVAQNAVEIFGGSGVMRDAPVEKLLRDVAIFPHLAADSVMKLRAAAKLR